A stretch of Monomorium pharaonis isolate MP-MQ-018 chromosome 7, ASM1337386v2, whole genome shotgun sequence DNA encodes these proteins:
- the LOC105828763 gene encoding TM2 domain-containing protein CG10795, whose product MSDSTRLLSGLLILLPAIAICTAADTYEVDCNNLRMGQYICPHPDYEFIDPKTQQPRGCTKENKAKVLCLAADGLICIETKNNTFKKDIPCKWTNGYSFETSLLLSIFLGMFGADRFYLGYPALGLLKLSTLGFLFLGQFADVILIATQIVGPADGSHYVMPYYGAGINIIRSNNFTYRVPQYDC is encoded by the exons ATGTCCGACTCGACGCGACTTCTTAGCGGGCTGCTCATTCTCCTGCCGGCGATCGCGATCTGCACTGCCGCGGACACGTATGAGGTCGACTGCAATAATCTGCGAATGGGCCAGTATATCTGTCCGCATCCCGATTACGAGTTCATAGATCCGAAGACGCAGCAACCGCGCGGCTGCACCAAGGAGAACAAGGCCAAAG TGCTATGTCTAGCTGCCGATGGCCTCATCTGTATAGAAACGAAGAATAACACGTTCAAGAAGGACATACCTTGCAAATGGAC AAATGGATATTCCTTTGAGACATCCCTGCTGCTGTCCATATTTCTTGGTATGTTCGGTGCCGATCGATTTTATCTCGGATATCCCGCCCTGGGCTTACTCAAGCTGAGTACACTAGGATTCCTCTTTCTCGGTCAATTCGCTGACGTGATTCTGATAGCCACCCAAATCGTGGGACCGGCGGACGGGTCGCACTATGTGATGCCATATTACGGTGCAGGCATCAACATCATAAGGAGcaacaattttacatacagaGTGCCACAATATGATTGCTGA
- the LOC105828760 gene encoding mucin-3A: protein MSRIMSTTPKILLLLLPLGIILLIAAVQQSWNDSGYADNMEEENVAPHEPQIIRHQRAIWPAIIHYCKINQYYDYDEGRCLGVPGGGKVLHIENRRSCGLNVLKPHCRSSLYYHICKRDKSLLAQCASRQIFDSRLQRCVYYESNRLAPNVILPDSFMYYDHVNVPSCTRAGRFPVPGHCSMFYTCDTNGHRLYQSVFRCPQNTGYEMDRGVCNVVSGCVNDNSVDTTVCVPNAPGENVAFPSLVEAAEGNVKGNSEILEQSTSSAGPIVEREEVVNSKTYDDDVVVPVSTIGTSPEINYNNNNGDTEVPSSSVSSSNPVEEDLVPDGIDERITHSQTPILPEIVQKVSDEGQNGEDKSSSSLGLKITSPAEFNDAPHSVTTSVTSIEPEYRMSNTDVNSEITDTASFPSDSYLLTKLGKGIQGVTTDNVEDGAATLSNFNTKASDSYPSTISNAPEIAEIPPISDVPSKIDDELQDAVTQQYENNEGSAAMPSNFNTDSSDLYSAPIMSDVPVSFPTSNMSPNLDAQLQDIGTEYKNNEGSVLTPSNFDTDSVDLYSAPTVSNIPESFSISNLSPKIDAKLQDAATEQNKNVEASILIPSNFNRDLVDLNPASTVSNVPESSLISDVPSKINEDVAAEQYENNEDSAVIPSNFNTDSVESNPVPAINNLPESSLISELPSKINEKTQNAATEQYENNEDSAVIPSNFNTDSVESNPIPAINNLPESSLISELPSTINEKTQNVATEQYGNNEDSAVIPSNFNTDSVESNPIPAINNLPESSLISELPSTINEKTQNVATEQYGNNEDSAIIPSNFNTDSIELNPIPAINNLPESSLISELPSTINEKTQNAATEQYENNEDSAVIPSNFNTDSIGLNPIPAINNLSESSLISELPSTINEKTQNAATEQYENNEDSAVIPSNFNTDSIELNPIPAINNLPESSLISELPSTRNEKTQNAATEQYENNEDSAAIPPSFNADSINLDLEPTVSSVSESPISELPTINEEMKDAAVEQYKNNEDSVVTPSNFNTDSVDLYPTSTLISAPESSLISDVPSTINKEMQNAAMEQYENNEDSAMMPSSYNTDSINLDPAPVSNLPESSPISELPSTINEKMQNAPTEQYENNEDSAVMPSSYNTDSINLDPEPTISSVSESPISELPTINQEMQDTAMEQYKNKEDSAVTSSNFNTDSVDMDPTSTLSSAPESSLISDVPLTINKEMQNAATEQYENNEDSAVMPSSFNADSINLDPEPTISNVPESPISELPTINKEMEDAVTEQYKSNEDGAVTSSNFNADSINLNLAPTVSNLQEPSSISELPSTINKEMQDATVEQYKNNEDSVVTPSNFNTDSVNLYSGSTVTDAPESFPISEVTPNIDEKIQDTEQYMNNEDSASNFNTDSVNLYPTQSSISESSPITDTSSKFDEKIQNITPEINRKDDEAVTLSNASTEIVDPNLTSVLNDAPVITDSSRNDDSDVLSSTSAPVILPQAADDEPTTEELSEAIPSVDSKFADTSFSTSDGLESVSTQNLPENTDDLTPTTRSTLISRDTPMDIAAIPSIQDPPISDTDLVMENDKDSTEASPASFTE from the exons ATGAGCCGCATAATGAGTACAACTCCGAAGATTCTGCTTCTTCTTTTACCACTCGGAATCATACTATTAATTGCGGCGGTACAGCAGTCATGGAACGATTCTGGA taTGCTGATAATATGGAAGAAGAGAACGTTGCACCGCACGAACCGCAGATAATCCGTCATCAACGAGCAATTTGGCCCGCCATTATACATTATTGTAAGATAAATCAGTATTACGATTATGACGAGGGACGCTGCCTGGGCGTGCCAGGAGGCGGCAAGGTGCTCCACATTGAGAACAGACGATCATGTGGGCTCAACGTACTGAAGCCGCACTGTCGAAGCTCCCTGTACTATCACATTTGCAAGCGCGACAAGTCGCTCCTGGCGCAGTGCGCGAGCAGGCAGATCTTCGACAGTCGTCTACAGCGATGCGTCTACTACGAGTCGAACAGATTGGCTCCTAACGTCATTTTGCCGGACAGCTTCATGTATTACGACCACGTTAACGTGCCAAGCTGCACGAGAGCCGGTCGTTTCCCCGTGCCCGGTCACTGCTCCATGTTCTACACGTGCGACACGAACGGACATCGGCTCTACCAGAGCGTCTTCAGATGTCCGCAGAACACGGGCTACGAGATGGACAGGGGGGTCTGCAACGTTGTGTCGGGCTGCGTGAACGATAATTCGGTGGACACCACAGTTTGTGTTCCCAACGCGCCGGGCGAGAATGTAGCATTTCCGAGTCTCGTTGAAGCTGCGGAAGGAAACGTGAAAGGAAACTCCGAAATACTCGAGCAGAGTACATCCAGCGCGGGTCCTATTGTAGAAAGAGAGGAAGTTGTAAACTCAAAGACTTACGATGATGATGTTGTCGTCCCTGTAAGTACAATAGGCACATCGCCTgagattaattataacaataataacggTGATACGGAAGTGCCGAGTAGTAGCGTGAGCTCGTCGAATCCGGTCGAGGAAGATTTGGTTCCTGATGGTATCGACGAAAGGATAACACACAGCCAAACTCCGATTCTGCCTGAAATCGTGCAAAAAGTATCTGACGAAGGACAAAACGGGGAAGATaaatcgtcgtcgtcattaGGTTTAAAGATTACGTCGCCGGCAGAATTCAATGACGCGCCGCATTCCGTCACGACTTCCGTGACCTCAATCGAACCGGAGTATCGCATGTCGAATACCGACGTCAACAGTGAGATAACCGACACTGCGTCGTTTCCTTCGGACAGCTACCTGTTAACAAAATTAGGCAAAGGAATACAGGGTGTGACCACGGATAATGTCGAAGACGGCGCGGCGACGTTATCGAATTTCAACACCAAAGCGTCCGATTCATATCCATCGACAATAAGTAATGCACCAGAGATAGCAGAAATCCCTCCAATTAGCGATGTACCGTCCAAGATAGATGACGAATTGCAAGATGCAGTTACGCAGCAATATGAAAACAACGAAGGCAGCGCGGCGATGCCATCGAATTTCAATACAGACTCGAGTGATTTGTATTCGGCACCAATAATGAGTGATGTACCAGTTTCTTTTCCAACCAGCAATATGTCACCGAATTTAGACGCACAATTGCAAGATATAGGAacggaatataaaaataatgaaggcAGCGTATTAACGCCATCAAATTTTGATACGGATTCAGTTGATCTGTATTCTGCACCAACAGTAAGTAATATACCAGAATCCTTTTCAATCAGCAACTTATCGCCGAAGATAGATGCAAAATTACAAGATGCGGCAACGGAACAGAATAAAAACGTTGAAGCTAGCATATTGATACCATCGAATTTTAATAGAGATTTGGTTGATTTGAATCCGGCATCAACAGTGAGTAATGTACCAGAGTCTTCTTTAATCAGCGACGTACCATCGAAAATAAATGAAGATGTGGCTGCAGagcaatatgaaaataatgaagacAGTGCAGTTATACCATCAAATTTCAATACGGATTCGGTTGAGTCGAATCCGGTAccagcaataaataatttaccagAATCCTCTTTAATTAGCGAATTACCAtcgaaaataaatgaaaaaacgcAAAATGCAGCTACGGagcaatatgaaaataatgaagatAGTGCAGTTATACCATCAAATTTCAATACGGATTCGGTTGAGTCGAATCCGATAccagcaataaataatttaccagAATCCTCTTTAATTAGCGAATTACCATCtacaataaatgaaaaaacgcAAAATGTAGCTACGGAGCAATATGGAAATAATGAAGACAGTGCAGTTATACCATCAAATTTCAATACGGATTCGGTTGAGTCGAATCCGATAccagcaataaataatttaccagAATCCTCTTTAATTAGCGAATTACCATCtacaataaatgaaaaaacgcAAAATGTAGCTACGGAGCAATATGGAAATAATGAAGACAGTGCAATTATACCATCAAATTTCAATACGGATTCGATTGAGTTGAATCCGATAccagcaataaataatttaccagAATCCTCTTTAATTAGCGAATTACCATCtacaataaatgaaaaaacgcAAAATGCAGCTACGGagcaatatgaaaataatgaagacAGTGCAGTTATACCATCAAATTTCAATACGGATTCGATTGGGTTGAATCCGATAccagcaataaataatttatcagaaTCCTCTTTAATTAGCGAATTACCATCtacaataaatgaaaaaacgcAAAATGCAGCTACGGagcaatatgaaaataatgaagacAGTGCAGTTATACCATCAAATTTCAATACGGATTCGATTGAGTTGAATCCGATAccagcaataaataatttaccagAATCCTCTTTAATTAGCGAATTACCATCGacaagaaatgaaaaaacgcAAAATGCAGCTACGGagcaatatgaaaataatgaagacAGTGCAGCGATACCACCGAGTTTCAATGCAGATTCGATTAATTTGGATTTAGAACCAACAGTAAGTAGTGTATCAGAATCTCCAATTAGCGAATTGCCAACGATAAATGAAGAAATGAAAGATGCAGCTGTGgaacaatataaaaacaatgaaGACAGCGTAGTAACGCCATCGAATTTCAATACGGATTCGGTTGATTTGTATCCGACATCGACATTAATTAGTGCACCAGAATCCTCTTTAATCAGTGATGTACCATCAacgataaataaagaaatgcaaAATGCAGCTATGGagcaatatgaaaataatgaagacAGTGCAATGATGCCATCGAGTTACAATACAGATTCGATTAATTTGGACCCGGCACCAGTAAGTAATTTACCAGAATCTTCTCCAATTAGCGAATTACCATCGacgataaatgaaaaaatgcaaaatgcaCCTACGGAGcagtatgaaaataatgaagacAGTGCAGTGATGCCATCGAGTTACAATACAGATTCGATCAATTTGGACCCGGAACCAACAATAAGTAGTGTATCAGAATCTCCAATTAGCGAATTGCCAACGATAAACCAAGAAATGCAAGATACAGCTATGgagcaatataaaaataaagaagacaGCGCAGTGACGTCATCGAATTTCAATACGGATTCGGTTGATATGGATCCGACATCGACATTAAGTAGTGCACCAGAATCTTCTTTAATCAGTGATGTACCATTGacgataaataaagaaatgcaaAATGCAGCTACGGagcaatatgaaaataatgaagacAGTGCAGTGATGCCATCGAGTTTCAATGCAGATTCGATTAATTTGGACCCAGAACCAACAATAAGTAATGTACCAGAATCTCCAATTAGCGAATTGCcaacaataaataaagaaatggaAGATGCAGTTACGgaacaatataaaagtaacGAAGACGGTGCAGTGACGTCATCGAATTTCAATGCAGATTCGATTAATTTGAACCTGGCACCAACAGTAAGTAATTTACAAGAACCCTCTTCAATTAGCGAATTACCATCAacgataaataaagaaatgcaaGATGCAACTGTGgaacaatataaaaacaacGAAGACAGCGTAGTAACGCCATCGAATTTCAATACGGATTCGGTTAATCTGTATTCGGGTTCAACAGTAACTGATGCACCAGAGTCTTTTCCGATCAGTGAGGTGACACCAAATATAGatgaaaaaatacaagataCGGAGCAGTATATGAACAACGAAGATAGCGCATCGAATTTCAATACAGATTCGGTTAATCTATATCCCACACAGAGTAGTATATCAGAATCCTCTCCGATTACTGACACGTCATCGAAATTCGATGAAAAAATCCAGAATATAACTccagaaataaatagaaaagatGACGAAGCAGTAACGTTATCAAATGCCAGCACTGAAATAGTTGATCCGAATCTAACGTCAGTGTTAAATGATGCACCAGTGATTACAGATAGCTCGAGGAACGATGATTCTGATGTATTATCCTCTACATCGGCACCTGTAATTTTGCCACAAGCAGCTGATGATGAGCCTACCACAGAAGAATTATCCGAAGCTATTCCTTCGGTAGATAGTAAATTTGCAGACACTAGCTTTTCTACGTCGGATGGACTTGAAAGTGTTTCTACGCAGAATTTACCCGAAAATACTGACGATTTAACACCAACGACGAGATCCACTTTGATTTCGAGAGATACACCTATGGATATCGCAGCAATACCTTCCATACAAGATCCACCTATTTCAGACACAGATTTGGTAATGGAAAATGATAAGGATAGCACGGAAGCATCTCCTGCTTCTTTCACTGAATGA
- the LOC105839058 gene encoding mitochondrial potassium channel ATP-binding subunit produces the protein MSVLRAALFTCRDNCSISRYSLQKFVLQGRSQNVWGAAKRELFNKVIPRCAKENVNNQGLSSYILKFGFSGLGVTAACILRSRNQIVFCKEAKRINDISSVNPGKPELTFEWTKFFKYLYPHIWYLLLALSSALIVALLNIQIPQCVGNVINVLSEICQTKNESVKQVILQLTQPAFVLGRMYLAQAFFTFVYIYTLSHVGERVAVSLRQDLFKSIIMQDIAFFDKTRSGEIVSRLTSDIQDFKSSFKTCISQGLRSLTQIIGCIVSVIVISPQLTALVVFSLPPIIFIGTLLGRSLRKLSMEAQNQVAKSTAVCEEAIQNIRTVRAFAAEEKEAEMFYKEIEHSSDLYERLGFGISFFQAGTNLLLNGILLSTLYLGGQLLSTGQLSPGNLMAFLMATQTIQKSLGQVSVLFGTFVRGQSAGARIFQYLDMPPSPMMTGGDVIADKSLAGNIVFKDVNFSYPTRPNHVILKNFNLHIPAGKTVAIVGTSGNGKSTVAILLERFYDVDGGSITIDGRDIRSLNSSYLRGNVLGYINQEPTLFATSIMENIRYGRQNATDEEVIEAAKEANAHEFITKFPDGYATEVGERGTQLSGGQKQRVAIARALLKQPSILILDEATSALDYESERVVQKAIENVTRGRTVLVIAHRLSTIKGADMIVVLQRGVIVELGTHSELIKRKGVYYTLINEQEKENM, from the exons ATGTCTGTGTTACGCGCCGCTTTATTCACCTGTCGCGATAATTGCTCTATTTCAAG gTATTCCTTGCAGAAGTTTGTTCTGCAAGGAAGGAGTCAAAACGTGTGGGGAGCAGCAAAACgagaattatttaacaaagttattccAAGATGTGCCAAGGAAAATGTGAACAACCAAGGGTTGTCTtcgtacattttaaaatttggctTTAGCGGACTTGGAGTAACAGCTGCTTGCATCTTAAGATCACGTAatcaaattgtattttgtaaaGAAGCTAAAAGAATAAACGACATAAGTTCAGTCAACCCGGGTAAGCCTGAGCTGACCTTTGagtggacaaaattttttaagtatttgtaTCCACATATTTGGTATTTATTATTGGCATTGTCA AGTGCATTAATAGTCGCATTGTTAAACATACAAATACCGCAATGCGTTGGAAATGTCATAAATGTACTGTCGGAGATATGTCAGACTAAAAATGAATCTGTGAAGCAAGTCATCTTACAACTTACTCAGCCAGCTTTCGTTTTGGGTCGCATGTACCTTGCGCAA GCGTTTTTTacctttgtatatatttatactctTTCACATGTTGGTGAAAGGGTTGCAGTGAGCTTACGTCAGGATTTGTTCAAGTCTATTATCATGCAAGACATAGCGTTTTTCGACAAGACACGCTCCGGTGAAATAGTAAGTCGACTGACTAGTGATATTCAAGATTTTAAAAGCTCATTTAAGACCTGCATATCCCAAGGCTTGAGAAGCCTCACGCAAATTATTGGCTGTATCGTCTCTGTAATAGTGATATCACCGCAATTGACCGCTCTCGTGGTATTCAGTTTACCCCCGATAATTTTTATCGGTACTCTTCTGGGTAGAAGTTTGCGCAAGCTGTCGATGGAGGCGCAGAATCAAGTTGCGAAGTCCACCGCCGTATGCGAGGAAGCCATACAAAATATCCGAACG gtGAGAGCTTTTGCTGCAGAAGAAAAAGAGGCGGAGATGTTTTACAAAGAAATCGAACACTCGTCTGATTTGTACGAACGACTAGGTTTCGGCATAAGCTTCTTCCAAGCGGGAACGAATTTACTGCTTAACGGTATCCTACTCTCCACACTATATCTCGGCGGACAGTTACTCTCCACAGGGCAACTGTCTCCGGGAAATCTCATGGCATTTTTAATGGCTACGCAAACCATACAGAAGTCTTTGGGCCAGGTATCAGTGCTCTTTGGAACCTTCGTCAGGGGGCAAAGTGCGGGGGCCAGGATTTTCCAG TATCTAGATATGCCGCCTTCACCAATGATGACCGGTGGTGACGTAATCGCGGATAAATCTCTGGCGGGCAACATAGTTTTCAAAGATGTGAATTTCAGTTACCCAACTAGACCTAATCATgttattttgaagaatttcAATTTACATATTCCCGCTGGAAAAACTGTAGCAATTGTTGGTACCAGCGGTAATGGTAAATCAACGGTAGCTATATTATTAGAAAG ATTTTATGATGTTGACGGAGGCTCCATTACTATTGACGGTCGAGATATTAGATCTCTTAACTCAAGTTACCTCAGAGGCAACGTTTTGGGTTATATAAATCAAGAGCCTACTTTGTTCGCTACCAGTATTATGGAAAATATTAGATACGGAAGACAGAATGCAACCGATGAGGAG gtCATCGAGGCAGCTAAAGAAGCAAATGCACACGAGTTCATAACGAAGTTTCCAGACGGCTACGCGACCGAGGTTGGCGAAAGAGGCACGCAGCTTTCTGGTGGACAAAAGCAACGTGTTGCTATCGCTAGAGCCTTGTTGAAACAACCgtctattttaattctggatgAAGCAACAAG CGCGTTGGACTACGAAAGCGAGAGAGTTGTTCAAAAGGCGATTGAAAATGTTACGAGAGGTAGAACAGTACTTGTGATCGCTCATAGGTTGAGTACCATTAAAGGAGCTGACATGATTGTCGTGTTACAACGCGGTGTTATCGTGGAG ttgggCACGCATTCGGAATTGATTAAACGGAAAGGAGTATATTACACACTCATTAACGAGCAAGAAAAAGAGAACATGTAA